In Leptospirillum ferriphilum, a single window of DNA contains:
- the mscL gene encoding large conductance mechanosensitive channel protein MscL, which translates to MLKEFTKFMMRGNVLDMAVGIIIGAAFGKIVNSLVSDVIMPPIGLLLGKADFSNLFVVLRDGSQPGPYVSLVQAQKAGAVTLNYGLFINTVIAFLIVGFSVFILIRWVNRLTAMVPTIEPSPSSTKTCPFCLSVIPLGASRCSQCTSMLSQ; encoded by the coding sequence ATGCTGAAGGAATTTACAAAGTTCATGATGCGGGGCAATGTCCTGGACATGGCGGTCGGGATCATCATCGGTGCCGCTTTCGGGAAAATTGTCAATTCTCTCGTCTCCGATGTGATTATGCCCCCGATCGGTCTTTTGCTTGGAAAAGCGGATTTTTCCAATCTTTTTGTTGTTTTGCGAGACGGCTCCCAACCAGGTCCCTATGTTTCTCTGGTGCAGGCACAAAAAGCGGGAGCTGTCACCCTGAATTACGGTCTTTTTATTAATACAGTCATCGCTTTTCTTATTGTTGGATTTTCTGTTTTTATTCTGATCCGCTGGGTGAACCGGTTGACTGCCATGGTTCCAACAATCGAACCTTCGCCAAGTTCCACAAAAACTTGTCCGTTTTGTCTTTCGGTCATCCCTTTAGGAGCCTCCAGATGTTCTCAGTGTACTTCAATGCTTTCCCAGTAA
- a CDS encoding M48 family metallopeptidase, whose translation MSEKIPFSKNPKAIHFQRRDGTDLQILISQDAAPNRYRLHWKGDMLLLHVPRGTASKTIDQILHRHRRWIQNQLNRTVLRVQSPERKTETENPFLSPDPVFMDGIPFFLAWEKNEQTEIVWNHQNRLLLLKSTEEKKRDYQEIVTQWAMHIFFARIKDILNSYKKTLEIQPQKVFVRPTRSQWGSMSRKGNMSLSWSLFAFEEKILRYIILHELAHIPFPNHSQKFWDFIQKKMPDYRQIKKDLLNRYPSPRWLDPFQGNRRSLELLNWKEDFKNIE comes from the coding sequence GTGTCCGAAAAAATTCCTTTCTCAAAGAATCCAAAGGCGATTCACTTTCAAAGAAGAGACGGGACGGACCTTCAAATCCTGATTTCCCAGGATGCCGCTCCAAATCGTTATCGGCTTCATTGGAAAGGGGATATGCTTCTCCTCCATGTTCCACGTGGAACAGCTTCCAAAACGATCGATCAAATCCTTCACAGGCATCGAAGGTGGATTCAAAATCAACTCAACAGAACTGTTTTAAGAGTGCAATCTCCTGAAAGAAAGACGGAGACGGAAAATCCTTTTTTATCCCCGGATCCGGTTTTTATGGATGGGATTCCTTTTTTTCTTGCCTGGGAAAAAAATGAACAGACGGAGATTGTTTGGAACCATCAAAACAGACTTCTCCTTTTAAAATCGACGGAGGAAAAGAAAAGAGATTATCAAGAAATCGTAACACAATGGGCAATGCACATTTTTTTCGCCAGGATAAAAGACATTCTCAATTCGTATAAAAAAACCCTGGAAATCCAACCTCAAAAGGTCTTTGTCCGACCGACCCGATCCCAATGGGGGAGTATGTCTCGGAAAGGAAATATGTCACTTTCCTGGAGTCTTTTCGCATTTGAAGAAAAAATACTCCGCTATATCATTCTCCATGAACTGGCGCATATTCCTTTTCCGAATCACTCTCAAAAATTTTGGGATTTTATTCAAAAAAAGATGCCGGACTATCGGCAGATTAAAAAAGATCTTCTCAACCGTTATCCATCCCCCCGGTGGCTGGACCCATTTCAAGGGAACAGACGCTCTCTTGAACTTCTGAACTGGAAGGAAGACTTCAAGAATATTGAATAG